A genomic window from Anopheles ziemanni chromosome X, idAnoZiCoDA_A2_x.2, whole genome shotgun sequence includes:
- the LOC131290980 gene encoding peptidoglycan recognition protein-like, protein MVTFGDVTSVVLLCGVLVSLQHGVVVAQDAAPESACMAGVVKRSAWGAAKSTNVTYQLKPVPTVIVHHTTGDRCMSAPGCRELVRNIQTYHQTQNGWSDIGYNFLIGSSFVYEGIGWHRAGAHLRGRNDKSIGVAFIGNYDLERPTARQLQLLNTLLQCGVELGELSDEYRLYGAMQLQSTNSPGKFLHAKLQEHDHWREDI, encoded by the exons ATGGTGACTTTTGGTGATGTAACGTCCGTCGTCTTGCTGTGTGGCGTTCTCGTTTCGCTTCAGCACG GAGTCGTGGTGGCGCAGGATGCGGCTCCGGAGTCGGCCTGCATGGCGGGTGTGGTGAAGCGGTCGGCGTGGGGGGCCGCCAAGTCCACGAACGTCACCTACCAGCTGAAACCGGTCCCGACTGTCATCGTCCACCATACGACCGGTGACCGGTGTATGTCGGCTCCGGGCTGCCGGGAGTTGGTGCGCAACATACAGACCTACCATCAGACGCAGAACGGCTGGAGCGATATTGGTTACAA CTTCCTGATCGGGAGTAGCTTCGTGTACGAAGGCATCGGATGGCATCGAGCAGGGGCGCACCTTCGAGGGCGCAACGACAAATCCATCGGCGTTGCATTCATCGGCAACTACGATCTGGAGCGGCCGACCGCACgccagctgcagctgctgaACACTCTGCTCCAGTGCGGGGTGGAGCTTGGCGAGCTGTCCGACGAGTACCGGCTGTACGGGGCGATGCAACTGCAGAGTACCAACAGCCCCGGCAAGTTCCTGCACGCCAAGCTGCAGGAGCACGACCATTGGCGGGAGGATATCTAA
- the LOC131290982 gene encoding uncharacterized protein LOC131290982 — MKVLVFAACVAIVAARPEPPVGGYSHGHHGGHHGGGGHGGHSGYNYAQPQQTYVAPVGAVSQFSGTASSATASAGASAFDTLSFGGGGAAAGSNAFAGSNAFGGSNAFSGAQSFSSGQAQSVGFVAPQQQIVQKHIYVHVPPPEPEQSFQQQIVAPGLRQKHYKIIFIKTPSVQPSAAQLALQQSQTEEKTIVYVLVKKPEALGDISLPAPSVSKPSKPEVYFIKYKTNSEQVPLAVGSSSGAVAQADAGLGLLSSSGTASATAGAHASSASHLPAQAYGAPGGHHHGHGYA, encoded by the exons ATGAAAGTTCTA GTATTTGCGGCATGCGTGGCTATCGTCGCGGCCCGTCCGGAGCCGCCAGTAGGAGGCTATAGCCATGGTCATCACGGTGGCCaccacggtggtggtggacacGGTGGCCACAGTGGCTACAACTATGCCCAGCCCCAGCAAACCTACGTCGCCCCGGTGGGCGCTGTGTCGCAGTTCTCGGGCACGGCTTCGTCGGCCACGGCCTCGGCTGGAGCTAGCGCTTTCGATACCCTGAgcttcggtggtggtggtgccgccGCCGGTTCCAACGCCTTCGCCGGATCGAACGCCTTTGGTGGATCGAACGCCTTCTCCGGTGCCCAGTCCTTCAGCAGCGGCCAGGCTCAGTCCGTCGGCTTCGTCG CTCCCCAGCAGCAGATTGTCCAGAAGCACATCTACGTGCACGTGCCGCCACCAGAGCCGGAGCAGTCGTTCCAGCAGCAGATCGTCGCCCCGGGCCTGCGCCAGAAGCACTACaagatcatcttcatcaagACGCCGTCGGTGCAGCCGTCCGCCGCCCAGCTCGCCCTGCAGCAGTCGCAGACCGAGGAGAAGACGATCGTCTACGTGCTGGTGAAGAAACCGGAGGCGCTCGGCGACATCAGCCTGCCCGCCCCGTCCGTCAGCAAGCCAAGCAAGCCGGAGGTCTACTTCATCAAGTACAAGACCAACTCCGAGCAGGTCCCGCTGGCCGTCGGCAGCAGCTCCGGTGCGGTCGCCCAGGCTGACGCCGGACTCGGACTGCTCTCCTCCAGTGGTACCGCATCGGCCACCGCCGGAGCCCACGCCTCGTCCGCTTCAC ACCTCCCGGCTCAGGCGTACGGCGCCCCTGGTGGACACCATCACGGACACGGATACGCCTAA
- the LOC131290981 gene encoding uncharacterized protein LOC131290981, with product MCVSLVWVPPLGVIGTSSRPKSRSGGRKRTKTQTGAVWWNPLSSEQKANRPFMDDLVAGRPEPPVIGPSSGSIGPSSSSGGPSGSLGYSYGPPPPSPSISVNSYGSATSEYGPPTQAPVIHKHVYVHVPPPEPEYQTTRKPIVVPPPQKHYKIVFIKAPSPATAAPPVLPPVQQNEEKTLVYVLVKKQDEPEEIVIPTAAPTPPSKPEVYFIRYKTQRASGEQGSNGGGPYPESGVPTPPTEYGAPPLPSQSPSNSYGVPL from the exons atgtgtgtgt CACTCGTCTGGGTTCCCCCGCTCGGGGTCATCGGAACCAGTTCGCGGCCAAAGTCAAGAAGtggcggaagaaaaagaaccaaaaCACAGACAGGCGCCGTTTGGTGGAATCCCCTGTCGTCGGAGCAGAAAGCTAATCGACCGTTCATGGACGAT CTGGTTGCGGGTCGTCCAGAGCCTCCAGTTATAGGACCTTCTTCCGGGTCGATCGGACCTAGCAGTTCTAGTGGAGGACCGTCCGGGAGTCTCGGTTACAGCTACGGACCACCGCCACCGTCACCCTCGATCTCAGTCAACAGCTACGGGTCGGCCACGTCCGAGTATGGGCCACCGACGCAAGCCCCGGTCATACACAAGCACGTGTACGTGCATGTGCCACCACCGGAGCCGGAGTACCAAACGACCAG GAAACCGATCGTGGTGCCACCGCCCCAGAAGCACTACAAGATCGTCTTCATCAAGGCACCGTCGCCGGCCACGGCCGCCCCGCCCGTCCTGCCGCCGGTCCAGCAGAACGAGGAGAAGACGCTCGTGTACGTGCTGGTGAAGAAGCAGGACGAGCCGGAAGAGATCGTCATACCGACGGCGGCACCGACGCCACCCTCGAAGCCGGAGGTCTACTTCATCCGCTACAAAACACAG CGCGCGTCCGGCGAGCAGGGGAGTAATGGCGGTGGACCATATCCGGAGAGTGGCGTCCCAACGCCCCCGACCGAGTACGGTGCACCGCCGCTACCGAGTCAAAGCCCCAGCAACAGCTACGGCGTACCGCTATAG
- the LOC131290983 gene encoding uncharacterized protein LOC131290983 gives MDQPDSDQPAVGVTSMRLSYDELRRTLRQFEYFRHWTEEQIRECSVLAQVVQYAPHQTIPLELPLPFAYLVLSGQCMILQCLQVVREPGQPRRLLELERADPSPQDSCQVKSESPTEQLEQILHWHDTFRSRVAADSSTPDIDTTAPPYDPDRAVAFVETPPPEQRVVHHFLDVGTFRCGAVFGLGECHQQRTIVARCRTQCLLIPRCWLFLKRQNIGNTWQRLRMYLDWQLPTRDELFGRLQSERAWLRYRRRLIREAAKRPSRTLPADVPIICRIAESTLPSLRKPSRKSA, from the exons ATGGACCAACCGGACAGCGATCAGCCGGCCGTGGGTGTTACCTCAATGCGCCTGAGCTACGACGAGCTGCGGAGAACGTTGAGGCAATTCGAGTACTTCCGCCATTGGACCGAGGAGCAG ATACGAGAGTGTAGTGTTCTGGCACAGGTGGTTCAGTATGCGCCGCACCAGACGATCCCATTGGAGCTACCGCTGCCATTCGCCTACCTCGTCCTCAGCGGCCAGTGTATGATACTGCAGTGTTTGCAGGTGGTGCGGGAGCCTGGCCAACCACGTCGACTCCTGGAGCTCGAACGTGCAGATCCCTCGCCTCAGGATAGCTGTCAGGTAAAGTCTGAGTCCCCTACggagcagctcgagcagaTACTACACTGGCACGACACCTTCCGCTCGAGGGTAGCGGCAGACTCTTCCACCCCGGACATTGACACCACCGCACCTCCATACGATCCAGATCGAGCAGTCGCCTTTGTCGAG ACTCCACCACCTGAGCAGCGTGTCGTCCATCACTTCTTGGACGTCGGCACGTTCCGGTGTGGGGCCGTGTTCGGTCTGGGCGAGTGTCACCAGCAACGCACGATCGTGGCCCGCTGCCGGACGCAGTGCCTGCTGATACCGCGCTGCTGGCTGTTCCTGAAGCGCCAGAACATCGGCAACACCTGGCAGCGGCTACGCATGTACCTGGACTGGCAGCTGCCGACGCGAGACGAGCTGTTCGGCCGGCTGCAGAGTGAGCGAGCCTGGTTGCGCTACCGTCGACGCCTTATCCGGGAAGCGGCAAAGCGTCCAAGCCGTACCCTGCCTGCCGACGTTCCCATCATCTGTCGCATCGCCGAATCGACACTGCCCAGCCTAAGGAAGCCAAGCCGGAAGTCTGCCTAA
- the LOC131290984 gene encoding uncharacterized protein LOC131290984, producing MGWGDRLVLAMFLGVFLGPDGALAVSGIYVNNQKIDKFEADRIKLLHPARPSPSINQPPSSSVGKNELLTKDNFTNAQHYYQYLVGANPSSYIDLLWGRNKTHFPSSLRVGAPSLGFNWHSDDEQSSIKNTLNNSSPVYIGDYQRVQLPVLLPSTSTRAPTLRPSKRFKKRPKPKPTLAPPPVQVSSGGKDELSPETLALLSRYYSFSCTLVPKQRSQLVATTTMPPTTTRKLKTRRLTTQRPTTVMTTSRPITSSSTGKRKKTTVYVDPPVINRIGGMLESVYNFMENALTSTEYVPDSKEAGAAGVSKADPQDQLRSLTAGSTKVKRNTRNITSAISDILTRIGGSTELDSDIRSTSSWETTTTESSSESSKRFTPDRVTISGLPTIVSEGNKNKMTTNIQVTSEYTAATPPTVPVRKPSSSSDENDEDSSEEESEEDYFGGFDGFSEDDEEEDDDEDDDDQSKDGDSEELGRPGGQGILVNDKDYDDDDEGGAQAGQPVRIKRVKKRRRKKRPAASYEDTAEYSDEDDGSSDEEGEYDDRDEPSGDDDEEDDDDYESGEAPDDAAEGFFGGLFSTFGRFVRSLGFGGAARGTPEEYDDYDESGGRSTTPRVLDTNRRPTRSTSNGADGPATQIERDPDVTSPERSPPSWLNLPPSYLFNEIGDDPVEVPVQEELTVLEAPVPPTPESPTSVGTSSSWFDLMMPWDFFNPWTHDDAENLVQEAILATEVPVTPAAPTRPPEVETSTASAPVAGSNWLSQFFAGSPTPTKTPKPRPKPPKAPQAEQLVAALAQYLVHARPTPPSTPKPKRKKSYAGYQLWRVSVQGSEHLQRLVDFQRSPEGLQLQWWSGPSLYEPTDVLVPPGAVAENFHDYLLEDGVQYEPTIRDLGRAIAYENPRMTRREQIENEVLHGHPMTWFRYHRYADIVKYLDYLGRRHSQQVRLLHIGRSYEGRPLTVVRVSFPPPARRSSRSATKKRRPAVFIQAGAHGHQWIGPAVATWFLQRLLEPSNSTAEQETIRAYDWYVLPVANPDGYEYSHEHDRMWSKSRSRPDHRPQPGFGQTLLTSALSWWSNAQTTTSQDRAPETCYGVDLDHNWAHRWQDTAESSRSECSANYAGPTAFSEPETRAVRDLLLTGRARNVRIFLSLQAYGQTLSYPSDGDDSSTRHGAYAFGDVHEMAAVGLEAMRGAGGELPYTLERPGSANRGPERGGTATGYARYAAGIRYSYTLRLPDTGTHGFLFPPSNIISTGRDTFELIKGMMDYS from the exons ATGGGCTGGGGTGATCGTCTCGTCCTGGCCATGTTCTTGGGCGTGTTCCTAGGGCCAGACGGAGCGCTCGCGGTTAGTGGAATATACGTGAATAATCAGAAGATTGACAAGTTCGAAGCGGACCGCATCAAGCTGCTTCACCCGGCACGACCCTCGCCCAGCATCAATCAACCACCGTCGTCATCAGTGGGAAAGAACGAACTCCTGACGAAGGACAACTTCACCAACGCTCAGCACTACTATCAGTATCTCGTGGGAGCCAATCCAAGTAGCTACATCGACCTACTGTGGGGTAGGAATAAAACACACTTCCCGTCGTCGCTCCGTGTTGGCGCTCCGTCGCTGGGCTTCAACTGGCACTCCGACGACGAGCAGTCGTCAATCAAGAACACACTCAACAACTCTAGCCCGGTGTACATTGGGGATTACCAACGCGTCCAGCTGCCTGTTTTGCTTCCGAGTACGAGCACGCGCGCTCCAACCTTAAGACCGAGCAAGCGATTCAAGAAGCGACCGAAACCAAAACCTACCCTTGCACCCCCTCCAGTTCAGGTGAGTTCCGGTGGGAAGGACGAGCTATCACCAGAAACGTTGGCTCTGCTGAGTCGCTACTACTCGTTCAGCTGCACGCTGGTTCCGAAGCAGCGAAGCCAGCTGGTGGCAACAACCACGATGCCTCCGACAACGACACGCAAACTGAAGACGCGCCGACTGACCACTCAGCGACCGACAACGGTGATGACTACCTCACGCCCGATTACTTCGTCCAGCACCGGTAAGCGCAAGAAAACGACCGTCTACGTCGACCCACCAGTGATCAACAGGATCGGTGGGATGCTTGAGTCGGTGTACAACTTCATGGAGAACGCCCTGACGAGCACGGAGTACGTGCCGGATTCGAAGGAGGCTGGGGCTGCTGGAGTCAGCAAGGCAGATCCACAGGACCAACTCCGTTCCCTAACCGCAGGTAGCACGAAGGTAAAGCGCAACACACGCAACATCACGTCAGCAATATCGGACATTTTGACAAGAATAGGAGGAAGTACGGAGCTCGACTCCGACATTCGTAGTACCAGCTCATGGGAAACGACCACAACCGAAAGTTCGTCGGAGAGCTCTAAGCGCTTCACACCGGACCGTGTGACTATCTCCGGACTACCGACGATTGTTAGCGAAGGCAACAAAAACAAGATGACCACGAATATCCAGGTGACGAGTGAGTACACGGCGGCAACTCCACCTACCGTGCCGGTGCGTAAACCCTCAAGCTCAAGCGACGAAAATGACGAAGACAGCAGCGAGGAAGAGTCGGAGGAGGACTACTTCGGTGGGTTTGATGGATTTAGCGAGGACGACGAAgaggaggatgatgatgaagatgacgatgaCCAGAGCAAGGATGGTGACAGTGAAGAGTTGGGTCGTCCCGGTGGCCAAGGGATACTGGTGAACGATAAGGActatgatgacgacgatgaaggTGGGGCACAGGCTGGGCAGCCGGTGCGTATCAAGCGGGTAAAGAAGCGCCGCCGTAAGAAGCGACCTGCGGCCAGCTACGAGGACACGGCTGAGTATAGCGACGAAGACGATGGCTCGTCGGACGAGGAGGGCGAGTACGACGATCGAGACGAACCTTCCGGAGACGATGATGAAGAGGATGACGATGACTACGAATCCGGAGAGGCTCCCGATGATGCCGCGGAAGGATTTTTCGGCGGACTGTTCTCCACCTTCGGGCGCTTTGTACGTTCGCTAGGGTTCGGTGGAGCGGCACGCGGCACCCCCGAGGAGTATGACGACTACGATGAGAGCGGTGGGCGTAGTACGACCCCGCGGGTACTTGACACTAATCGACGACCAACACGCAGCACCTCGAACGGGGCCGATGGTCCGGCGACGCAGATTGAGCGTGACCCGGATGTGACGTCTCCCGAGCGAAGTCCTCCATCTTGGCTAAACCTACCGCCGTCGTATCTGTTCAACGAGATCGGCGACGATCCCGTCGAGGTGCCGGTGCAGGAGGAGCTAACCGTGCTGGAAGCACCGGTTCCTCCTACTCCCGAGAGTCCGACAAGCGTCGGGACCAGTTCGAGCTGGTTCGATTTGATGATGCCTTGGGATTTCTTCAACCCTTGGACGCACGACGATGCAGAGAATCTGGTGCAGGAAGCGATCCTCGCCACCGAGGTACCAGTAACTCCAGCAGCACCAACTCGGCCACCTGAGGTGGAAACAAGTACAGCCAGTGCACCTGTCGCTGGGTCGAACTGGTTGTCACAGTTCTTCGCAGGCTCACCGACACCCACCAAGACTCCGAAGCCACGCCCGAAACCTCCGAAGGCGCCTCAGGCGGAACAACTCGTTGCGGCTTTGGCGCAGTACCTCGTGCATGCACGTCCCACGCCGCCATCAACGCCGAAGCCAAAGCGCAAGAAGTCCTACGCCGGCTATCAGCTGTGGCGCGTTTCCGTGCAGGGCAGTGAGCATCTCCAGCGGCTCGTCGACTTCCAGCGGTCCCCCGAGGGGCTTCAGCTGCAGTGGTGGAGTGGACCTTCGCTCTACGAACCCACGGACGTGCTCGTGCCACCGGGAGCCGTCGCCGAGAACTTCCACGACTACCTGCTGGAGGACGGCGTGCAGTACGAGCCGACGATACGCGACCTCGGCAGGGCGATCGCGTACGAGAACCCACGCATGACGCGTCGCGAACAGATCGAAAACGAGGTACTCCATGGTCACCCGATGACCTGGTTCCGTTATCATCGATACGCCGACATTGTCAAGTATCTGGACTACTTGGGACGGCGCCATTCGCAGCAGGTGCGTCTGCTCCACATCGGGCGCTCCTACGAGGGTCGACCTCTAACGGTGGTTCGGGTTTCGTTCCCACCGCCTGCCAGGCGCTCGTCACGCAGTGCGACCAAAAAGCGTCGACCAGCGGTCTTCATCCAGGCTGGCGCTCACGGCCATCAGTGGATTGGGCCGGCTGTAGCTACTTGGTTCTTGCAGCGCCTACTGGAACCGTCCAACTCCACGGCGGAGCAGGAGACGATTCGAGCGTACGATTGGTACGTGCTTCCGGTGGCCAACCCCGACGGATACGAGTACAGTCACGAGCACGATCGGATGTGGTCCAAGAGCCGCTCACGTCCGGACCATCGCCCTCAGCCAGGCTTCGGGCAGACCCTGCTGACGAGCGC GCTCAGCTGGTGGAGTAATGCGCAGACGACGACGTCTCAGGACCGTGCGCCGGAGACCTGCTACGGCGTGGACCTGGATCACAACTGGGCGCATCGCTGGCAGGACACAGCCGAGTCGTCGCGCAGTGAATGCAGCGCCAACTACGCCGGACCGACTGCCTTCTCCGAGCCGGAAACGCGCGCCGTCCGTGACCTTCTGCTGACGGGTCGCGCCCGGAACGTGAGGATATTCCTGTCCCTGCAGGCGTACGGTCAAACGCTCAGCTACCCGAGCGACGGCGACGACTCCTCCACGCGCCACGGGGCCTACGCGTTCGGGGATGTGCACGAGATGGCAGCCGTCGGGCTGGAGGCGATGCGTGGAGCCGGCGGTGAGCTACCGTACACTCTCGAGCGGCCAGGCTCAGCGAACCGTGGTCCCGAGCGGGGTGGAACGGCGACGGGATACGCACGATACGCGGCCGGCATCCGGTACAGCTACACCCTGCGCCTTCCCGATACGGGCACGCACGGGTTCCTCTTTCCGCCGTCCAACATCATCAGCACCGGCCGGGACACCTTCGAGCTGATCAAGGGCATGATGGACTATAGCTAG